From a single Streptomyces rubradiris genomic region:
- the rpsT gene encoding 30S ribosomal protein S20 codes for MANIKSQIKRIKTNEKARLRNKAVKSSLKTAIRKAREAAAAGDVEKATELQRAAARALDKAVSKGVIHKNQAANKKSALASKVASLKG; via the coding sequence GTGGCGAACATCAAGTCCCAGATCAAGCGGATCAAGACCAACGAGAAGGCCCGGCTGCGCAACAAGGCCGTCAAGTCCTCCCTGAAGACCGCGATCCGCAAGGCCCGTGAGGCCGCTGCCGCGGGTGACGTCGAGAAGGCCACCGAGCTGCAGCGCGCTGCCGCGCGTGCGCTCGACAAGGCCGTCTCCAAGGGCGTCATCCACAAGAACCAGGCCGCCAACAAGAAGTCGGCGCTTGCTTCCAAGGTCGCTTCCCTCAAGGGCTGA